AGACCGCGATCGCAAGTAGTAGACCTCTTAGTCCAGATAGCCTTGATGGCAGGAACATACATTATGGAGTGAGAGAACACTCTATGGGAGCGATCGTCAACGGTATGGCTGTACATGGAGGGATAATCCCATTCAGTGGGACATTCTTTATCTTCTCCGACTACATGAGACCTCCAATTCGATTATCGGCCATGTCACGCTATCCAAGTATTTGGGTCTTCAGTCATGATAGTATTGGACTTGGAGAAGATGGCCCCACCCATCAACCAATCGAACAACTTGCAACTCTACGGGCAATTCCGGGTCTCTGCGTCATCAGACCTGCTGACGCTAACGAGGTTGCAGAGGCATGGAGGATTGCGATTCGCAATCGGGATGGCCCTACTGTCTTAGTGTTCACCAGACAGAAGGTTCCAATTCTTGACAGATCACGATATGCCCCCGCAGAAGGTGTCAAGAGGGGCGCATACGTATTGGCCGATATCGGCGACGGCGATCCTGAGATTATCCTCATAGCATCGGGGTCAGAAGTACACCTCATTACAGAGGCCGCGGATGTCCTAGCCTCAGAGGGAACAACTGTCAGAGTTGTCTCATTCCCAAGTTGGGAGCTGTTCAAAAAACAACCAAGAGAGTATCAAGACACAGTACTTCCGCCGAAGGCCAAAAAACGCCTTGCAGTGGAGGCGGGAGTTTCAATGGGATGGGAACAATGGATTGGCCCAGAAGGACGTATGATCTCAATCGAGGAGTTTGGGAAGTCGGCACCATATCAAGTCCTCTTTGAGAAGTTTGGTTTCACGGTAGACAATGTCCTCACTCATGCACGAGAACTCCTTGGGCAGTAAGTGAATCATACAGAAATACAGGATTCGCTCCTCACCTATGCAGCAAGAGAACTGGAACACGGCACGGCCAAGTGATAAGATAAGAGAGCAAGTTTCAGGCACTCTACTTGATCCTGATACGGTATGGTAGAGTCAACAGAAGTAAGATCACATCAATCATGAGCCTTTGATATTTTTTTCCTCTTATTGTGGCCACAACGCTGATAAAGGGTATGCAAACGATATGCATATCGAAACATAACGTGTGGTCATGATGAGGACCGAGAAAAGAATGATCATCACAGTAGCAGTGATTGCAATAATGATTGGCTCTGTGGGAGTCTATTTTTACATCGTACAGATGGGCCAAAAGGAGCCCTTGACGATATCAACGACTACAAGCCTCTATGACACAGGACTTCTTGATGCCTTGAAGGCTGCCTATGAGGAAAAGCATCCAAATGTCGTACTCGCGTTTATTGCAGCAGGAACGGGAATCGCCTTGGAACAGGCAAAAAAGGGTGATGCGGACATGATCCTTGTACATGCACCGTCCTTAGAACAGGAGTTCATGGAGGAGGGCTATGGGGTCAATCGAAAAGTCTTCGCATACAATTTCTTCGTGGTAGTTGGTCCAAAGTCGGACCCGGCCCAGATCAATAAGAGCTCACCAATCACAGCCTTACAGAAGATCTATGCATACGGACATGCCCATAATACAAGCCTATGGGTGAGTAGGGATGACAATTCGGGAACGAATACAAAGGAGAAGGCACTCTGGGCGGCAGCGGGATTCAACTACACAATCATTCACGATGAGCCATGGTTCGTCTCATCTGGTACTGGAATGGGAACTACACTCAATATAGCTAATGAGCGGAACCTCTACACACTATCGGACATAGGGACATTCCTGAAATACAGAGCTGATGGTCTTATCGACTTGCAAAACCTTATCCAAGATGACAAGACGCTCCTCAATGTCTACAGTGCAATGGCAGTCAACAAGACGATCATAGCTCATGCCAAAATAGACATCGCAATGGAATTCATCAAGTACTTGGTGAGTGACGAGGGGCAGGAACTTATTGGAGGCTATGGTAATGAGACCTTTGACACACCACTGTTCTATCCCGCAGTCAAAGTGATCAAGACTCATTCGCCCACAGATATAGCAAATTGGATCGAGGACTATGCGTTCTTTGATGTAGGAGGCACACGTTACGAGTGCCCACCGAAATGGCGATATGGGGACTATGGAGTGTATCCGTAAGAACTGGAGGAACTCAATAGTTGACGGTCGAAGAAGAGATAGTGGCGATCACACTGAGGTCTCTGACCGTGTCAGGTCTGGCCGCACTCCTTGCGACAGCGGTTGGACTGCCGCTGGGTCTCTTCATCGGCCTGAGATATTTTCGGGGGCGGGATCAGATCATGGGGGTCATTCGAGGGCTAATGAGCGTGCCAACAGTTGCACTAGGCCTGCTTCTCTATCTTGTCTTTTCAAGAAGCGGGCCACTGGGGTTTCTTCAATTACTCTATACACCGATGGCTTTGATCATTGGGCAGGCCGTGCTCGTGACCCCGATCATGATCAGCATTACGGCTGAGACCGTGGAGAACGTATCACCATCAATTAGAGAACTCGCACTGACATTGGGAGCCACCGAGAGAGGTGCTGCTGCCTCGGTCTTTCGAGAGTCATTAGGTGGAGTCGTTCTTGCCATCTCTGCAAGCTTTAGCCGGGCGATCTCCGAACTTGGTGTCGCCCTCATGGTTGGGGGGAACCTCCAAGGATTGACAAGAGTCCTGACAACCTCAATAGCACTTGAGACCACCAGAGGAGAGATTCTACTGGGGATAGGCCTGACTGCGATACTCCTCATATTGATGGTCACATTCAATATGCTGTTGAATGCCGCAGAGAAGAGGGTGAGGTGGTGGCTCTGGCAATAGTAGAGATCAGAGAGGTGACTGTTCAGTTCGACAATACAAAAGTGCTCGACTCGGTCAGTCTCGAACTGAATCGTGGAGAGGCCCTTGCGCTAATAGGACCGAATGGCGCAGGGAAGACCACACTTCTAAAGGTCTTAGGGGGCCTGCTCACCCCTACAACAGGGGAGGTATTGTTCAAAGGGAGGCAGGTAAGAGAGGAGACCGTGGATGATCTGCGACGCCATGCCACAATGGTGTTTCAGAAACCAGTTCTCTTTGGTACAACGGTCTTCAAGAACGTGGCATACGGTCTCAGGGTGAGAGGTCTCTCAGAGCAAGAGGTCAGAGAGAGAACATTGGAAGCACTCAAACTTGTGCGGATGGAGGGATACGTGGATCGACAAGCACGTAGTCTCTCAGGGGGAGAACAGAAACGTGTCACTCTTGCAATGGGCATCGTCATTGAACCGGAGATCCTGCTTCTTGATGAACCCACATCATACCTCGATTCAGAAGGGGCGGGAATAGTCGAGGAGTTTATTCGAACCGTCAAGAGTCAGAGACAGACCGCAATTGTCGTTGCAACACATGATCTGCTTCAGGCGGTCCGTATGACAGAAAATACAGCACTAATTGAGGCGGGGCGCCTTGGTGCCATAGGACCATCGACGAGACTCATCCGAGAAGAACTAGAAAGCATCGCGTTCAGTACGAATGACTACAACGTGTTCCACGGCGTTGCAGAAGATGGCATTGACTCGGGCCGACGACTCGTCAAGATACGTCTTGACGAATCAGTTATGATCGAGGCCCTAGCAGAAAAGGTAGGACCGGTAACTGTCAGGATACCACCCGAGGACATTGTTGTATCCCGTGAGCCTGTACTCTCAAGCGCAAAAAACACGCTGAGAGGAACAGTGAAACATATTGAGATCGATGACTCAATAGTGCGACTCACTATTGATGTTGGAATTGACCTAGTCGTGATAATCACCAGATCGTCATTGGAAACTCTGAATGTGAGAGAGGAAGACATGGTCTACGCCACCTTCAAGGCATCCTCGGTTCGCGTATACTGAAATCTTGCCGAAATGCATGACCAATCATAACAGTTATCTTCAACACACATTAGTGAACACACACGATGACAACAAAATCACTCTCTGGAAGTGCCGCATCTCAAAAAGAGAAACTCATTGATAGATATGGCAGACCAGTGAATTATCTGCGGATATCCCTCACCCAGAGATGTGACCATATGTGCTTTTTTTGCCATCGGGAGGGCGAGGACAGCCCAGGCACTGAGATGACAACCGATGAGATCGAGAGGCTTGTACGACGCGGTAGTGAAAAGGGAATAAGAAAGGTCAAACTGACTGGTGGGGAAGCACTACTCCGAGAAGACATCATTGAGATAATCAGACGCCTATCACCACTGACCGACGATCTATCGATCACAACCAATGGAACTCGACTTGCCGAGCTGGCACAGGACTTGAAGAGGGCGGGACTTGACAGAGTGAATGTGAGCCTCCATTCTCTCAAACCAGAGGTCCACAAAGCGATTGTGGGAGTGGATGATGTAGAACTAGTAAAGAGCGGCATCAAGGCGGCTGTTGATGCGGGGCTATTTCCTGTCAAGATCAACATGACGATTCTCAAGGGCTACAATGAGGGCGAGATCGAGGACATGATGAAGTATGCCGGATCGATTGGCGCAATTCTTCAGCTTATCGAGCTGCAACCCATGCCTGTAGAATCCGCCTACATGAATGATTTGTACTTCAGTCTAGATGAGGTGGAGAAGAGACTACAAGAGAAGGCAACAAAGGTCAAGACCCGTTCACTTCATGGAAGAAGGCAATATACAATTCCCCTTGAAGAGGGAGATGTGCAGGTGGAGGTTGTTCGCCCACATCATAACAGTTCGTTCTGTGCGCTGTGCACTCGATTACGGGTCACCTCTGATGGAAAGCTAAAACCGTGCCTATTGAGAAACGATAACCTTGTCGACATTCACGAACTTTTACAGATTGGCGCAGACAAGCTCATTGACAAGGAACTGGAACATGTGACGGCTCTGCGAGAACCATATTGGAAAGGAGGAACGACCAAGTGATAGAGATCACGGACCAAGACTTCTCAATCGACGAGGTTGTTCGTAGCACTGTCCGACCCGCAATGGGAGGGTCTGTGATGTTCCTTGGCACGGTCCGCGACAATAGCAGAGGAAAGAGAATTGAGCAACTTGAGTTTGAGGCCGACCCTGAACTTGCAGTTCAAGAGCTTGAACGGATTCGCCAAGAGGCCATTCAGCTCTTTGGAGTCACCGATGTATCCATTGTACATCGAACAGGGGTGCTCAGACCGGGCGAGAATATCGTGATCATAGTTGTAGGAGCAGCCCATCGAGATGAGGCATTCAAGGGTTGCAGATATGCCATTGACGAACTCAAGAAACGAGCACAAATATGGAAAAAAGAGTTCGCAGAAGACGGGAGTTATTGGGTTGGTGAAGAAGATGACCGAGAATGATCCAGTAAGTATGGTGGATATCTCAGAGAAGGGTGTCGTAGAACGTACTGCTGAAGCAGAAGGTGAGATTCATCTACACCCCTCGACGATCGAGGCAATAAGAACGCGCTCGACCAAAAAGGGAGATGTACTCACAGTCTCCGAGATCGCAGGAATTCAGGCCGCAAAGAAGACAGCAGAACTCATCCCACTCTGCCATCAGATACCACTCTCGACAATTCAGATCTCATTTACAATTGAAGAGAATCATATCGTGACCAGATGCTTGGTACGGGCAAGGTATACCACAGGTGTGGAGATGGAGGCTCTCGTGGGAACGACCACAGCACTCCTCTCGATCTGGGACATGGTCAAGTATCTGGAGAAAGATGAGGCGGGACAGTATCCTGTGGCCCGTTTGGAGAACATCAGAGTGATTCGCA
This region of Candidatus Thorarchaeota archaeon genomic DNA includes:
- a CDS encoding substrate-binding domain-containing protein, with product MMRTEKRMIITVAVIAIMIGSVGVYFYIVQMGQKEPLTISTTTSLYDTGLLDALKAAYEEKHPNVVLAFIAAGTGIALEQAKKGDADMILVHAPSLEQEFMEEGYGVNRKVFAYNFFVVVGPKSDPAQINKSSPITALQKIYAYGHAHNTSLWVSRDDNSGTNTKEKALWAAAGFNYTIIHDEPWFVSSGTGMGTTLNIANERNLYTLSDIGTFLKYRADGLIDLQNLIQDDKTLLNVYSAMAVNKTIIAHAKIDIAMEFIKYLVSDEGQELIGGYGNETFDTPLFYPAVKVIKTHSPTDIANWIEDYAFFDVGGTRYECPPKWRYGDYGVYP
- a CDS encoding ABC transporter permease, yielding MTVEEEIVAITLRSLTVSGLAALLATAVGLPLGLFIGLRYFRGRDQIMGVIRGLMSVPTVALGLLLYLVFSRSGPLGFLQLLYTPMALIIGQAVLVTPIMISITAETVENVSPSIRELALTLGATERGAAASVFRESLGGVVLAISASFSRAISELGVALMVGGNLQGLTRVLTTSIALETTRGEILLGIGLTAILLILMVTFNMLLNAAEKRVRWWLWQ
- a CDS encoding ATP-binding cassette domain-containing protein, encoding MALAIVEIREVTVQFDNTKVLDSVSLELNRGEALALIGPNGAGKTTLLKVLGGLLTPTTGEVLFKGRQVREETVDDLRRHATMVFQKPVLFGTTVFKNVAYGLRVRGLSEQEVRERTLEALKLVRMEGYVDRQARSLSGGEQKRVTLAMGIVIEPEILLLDEPTSYLDSEGAGIVEEFIRTVKSQRQTAIVVATHDLLQAVRMTENTALIEAGRLGAIGPSTRLIREELESIAFSTNDYNVFHGVAEDGIDSGRRLVKIRLDESVMIEALAEKVGPVTVRIPPEDIVVSREPVLSSAKNTLRGTVKHIEIDDSIVRLTIDVGIDLVVIITRSSLETLNVREEDMVYATFKASSVRVY
- the moaA gene encoding GTP 3',8-cyclase MoaA, which encodes MTTKSLSGSAASQKEKLIDRYGRPVNYLRISLTQRCDHMCFFCHREGEDSPGTEMTTDEIERLVRRGSEKGIRKVKLTGGEALLREDIIEIIRRLSPLTDDLSITTNGTRLAELAQDLKRAGLDRVNVSLHSLKPEVHKAIVGVDDVELVKSGIKAAVDAGLFPVKINMTILKGYNEGEIEDMMKYAGSIGAILQLIELQPMPVESAYMNDLYFSLDEVEKRLQEKATKVKTRSLHGRRQYTIPLEEGDVQVEVVRPHHNSSFCALCTRLRVTSDGKLKPCLLRNDNLVDIHELLQIGADKLIDKELEHVTALREPYWKGGTTK
- a CDS encoding molybdenum cofactor biosynthesis protein MoaE encodes the protein MIEITDQDFSIDEVVRSTVRPAMGGSVMFLGTVRDNSRGKRIEQLEFEADPELAVQELERIRQEAIQLFGVTDVSIVHRTGVLRPGENIVIIVVGAAHRDEAFKGCRYAIDELKKRAQIWKKEFAEDGSYWVGEEDDRE
- the moaC gene encoding cyclic pyranopterin monophosphate synthase MoaC encodes the protein MTENDPVSMVDISEKGVVERTAEAEGEIHLHPSTIEAIRTRSTKKGDVLTVSEIAGIQAAKKTAELIPLCHQIPLSTIQISFTIEENHIVTRCLVRARYTTGVEMEALVGTTTALLSIWDMVKYLEKDEAGQYPVARLENIRVIRKEKRTIVTA